Part of the Paludisphaera borealis genome, GCCGTGGCAATGGCTGGCGTTGACGAGAACGCTCTGGGGCTTGATGCCGAGTTCCTTCTCCAGCCGCGACCGAACCTTGGACAGATAGTCGTTGCGGATGTGCCCGATCTCGCCGATGGCGACCGCGTCGACGGTGACGACCACGACCGTCGTGGCGTCGTCCTTGATCACGAGCGCCTTGACGAACAAGGGGTCGTTGATCGGTCCGGCCCCGGTGTTCGTGATGTCCACCTTGGCGACGCCCGCCCGGAGCCGAGCCGCGAGGGCGTCGCTCGGAGGCGATCCGACCACCGCACAGGCCGTGATGAGGAGCGTTCGGAACCGAGTCGCGTTCATCATGGCGTCAGCCCTGTTTCAGGAGGTGTGGCGACCGTTCAGCCGGCCAGCTCGCGCAGCCGCTTGAGCAGATCGAGGGCCTGGTCCGGGCCCAACGTGGCGAGATCGGTCTGGCGCAGCTCGGCGACGAGGGGCTCGGGGAGCGCGGCGAAGAGGCTTCCTTGCAGGGAGCGGGCGGTCTTCACCTTGCGGCGGATCGGCCCTTCGGGGAGGCCCGGATCGGGGCCGTGCTGCTTTTCGAGGAACGCGAGGATCTCGCGCGCTCGATCGAGCACGGGGGACGGCACCCCGGCCAGTCGCGCGACGTGAATGCCGTAGCTCTGGTCGGCCCCACCCGGCGCGATCCGGTGGAGGAAGACGATCTCCCCCTGGCTCTCGCTGACCACGACGTTGGCGTTGCGGATGCGGGCCTTGGTCTTCTCCAGCTCCACCAGTTCGTGGTAATGAGTGGCGAAGAGGGTCCGGCAGCCGACGACGTCGTGAAGGTGCTCGGTGATCGCCCAGGCGAGCGAGACGCCGTCGAACGTGCTCGTCCCCCGGCCGATCTCGTCGAGGATCACCAGGCTTTGCGGCGTCGCGTTGTTGAGGATGTTGGCCGTCTCGGTCATCTCGACCATGAACGTGCTCTGCCCGCGCGAAAGCTCGTCGGTCGCCCCGACCCGGGCGAACAGCCGATCGACGACGCCGATCCGGGCTCGCCGAGCGGGTACGAACCCTCCCATCTGGGCCATGATCGCGATCAGCGCGACCTGGCGGATGTAGGTGCTTTTACCCGCCATGTTGGGGCCGGTGATGAGCAGCAGGCTGCCGTCGTCGGGGCCGAGTCGCGTGTCGTTGGGGACGAAGTCGCCGTGCGGCAACACGACGTCGAGTACCGGATGGCGACCCGCCTCGACCTCGAAGACCGGGTCGGCGACGATCTCCGGACGGCAGTAGCCCTGTCGCGCGGCGAGTTCCGCGAGCGCCGAGAGGACGTCGATCTGGGCCAGCACGGAGCCCGCCTGGATCAGCCGGGGCGCATCGGCCGAGACGCGATCGCGAAGGCTCGTGAACAGCTCATATTCGAGTGCGTTGGCGCGTTCGTCGGCGTTGCGGACCTCGTTCTCGAACTCCTTCAGCTCGGGCGTGTAGTAGCGTTCGGCGTTCTTGACCGTCTGCTTGCGGATGTACTCGGCGGGGACCTCGCCGCGCTGGGCCTGGGAGTGCGAGATCTCGATGTAATAGCCGAATACGTTGTTGAAGCCGACCTTGAGACCGGAGATGCCCGTGCGTCGAATCTGGTCGGTCTGATACTTGGCGATCCACGACTTGCCTTCCTTCGAGGCCGACCGCAGACGGTCGAGCTCGGGGTGGTAGCCGGGGCGGATCAGGCCCCCTTCCTTGATCGTGAGCGGCGGGTCGTCGACGAGCGCGGCCTCGATCGACGAGCGGACCTCGGGGCAAAGCTCGATCGCGCCCTCAAGTCGCGAGAGCCGCTGCGATCGCCTCGCCGTGAGCCGAGCCTTGATCCGGGGCAGCAGCGCCAGCGTCCGGGCCAGCGACGAGAGGTCGCGCGGGTTGGCCCGGCCGGTGGCCACGCGGGCGGCGAGCCGCTCCAGGTCGTAGGCTTCGCCGAGCGCCTCGCGCAACTCGCCGCGAAGGGTCGCGTCGTTCACCAGCTCGTCGACGGCCCCCAGACGCTCCTCGATGAGGGCGGGGGAGGTGAGTGGCGAGGTCACGTATTCGGCGAGCAACCGGGCCCCCATGGGCGTCGTGGTGCGGTCGATCACCTGAAGCAGCGAGCCCTCGCGCTTGCCCTCGCGGAGCGTCCGGACGAGTTCCAGGCTGCGCCGGGTCGTCTCGTCGAGGGTCAGGACGTCGGCCCGGCGGTAGGGCGTCAGTCGCGTGATATGCCCGAGCGACGACTTCTGCGTCTCGCGAAGATAAGCGACCAGCGCCCCGGCCGCCTGGATCTCCAGATTGCGGTCGTCAACGCCGAAGCCTTCGAGCGTCGTGACGCCGAACTGATCGAACAGCGTCTTCCGGGCCTGCTCGGCCTGGAAGTCCCACGACGGCCGGATCGTCACGGCGAAGCCTGGCTGGGCGCGCAGGGAACGCAGCCAGGGGGCGTCGACGCTCAGCTCCGAGACCAGGGTCTCGGCGGGCGACAGCCGCGCGATCTCGTCGGCCAGCTCAGTCCGGAGCAGGCTCGTGAGCGAAAACCGACCCATCGACAGCTCGACCCAGGCCAACCCCACCTTCGTCCCGACCTCGACGACGGCCGCCAGATAGTTGGCCGTGCGAGGATCGAGCAGAGCTTCCTCGGTGAGCGTGCCCGGTGTGACTACACGGACGACGTCGCGCTTGACCAGCCCCTTGACCAACTTGGGATCTTCGATCTGCTCGCAGACCGCGGCGCGCAGGCCGGCCTGGACGATCTTGGCCAGGTACGTCTCCAGCGCGGGGTGAGGGAACCCGGCCATCGGAACGGCCTGATCCCCCTTGTCGCGGTCGCGGGTGGTCACCGCGATGCCGAGCACGGCCGAGGCGCGGACGGCGTCCTCGCCGAACATCTCGTAGAAATCGCCCATCCGAAAGAGCAGGATCGCGTCGGGGTCGCGGGCCTTCAACTCGCGATACTGCTGCATCATCGGGGTCAGTGAAGCGTCGGCCATCGGCGGTCCGCCAAAAAAAAGACGGCCCGCGTCCTTCAAGGGGCGCAAGACCGCCGTGCCGAAAATCAATCTGAGCGGTCTCGGGCCGGCGTCCGGCGGCCGGTGCGGAGAGTCGTCGCGCCGACCGGAACCGGAAAACGGCGGCTCAGAACTTGTCGAGAGCCGTCTGTTCCTCGGGGTAGATCTCGAAGACCTGGTCGAGGCGGGTGATGCGGAAGACTTCGAGGAGGTCGGGGTGGATGCAGCAGAGCTTGAGCTTCCCCTTGACGGCGGCGACCTTCTTCTTGAGGTTGATCAGCTTGCCCAGCGCGGCGCTGGAGAGGTACTGGACGTTCCCGAAGTTCAGCAGAAGGCTCTTGTGGCCTTCATCTTCGACCAGACTGTAAAGCTGCTCGCCCACTTCTTGGATCTGCTCTTCGGTGACGATCTTCGTATCGACGAAGCTGACGACGGTAACTCCGTCGACGGTTTCCAGGCGGAGGAGACGGCGGGGGCCTTGCGACATCGGGAAACTCCTGTCGGGGACGGGAACCGCACCAAATCAAGGTTACTGAAGCGAACAGGCCGGTCCCGCACGCGAGCCTCTCCGGGCCAGCACGTCATGCGTTGAAGAACCCATCGAGGCCAGAAACCTGCGTTACCAACACATTTAGCAAAAAGCGTCAAGGAATCAAGGGCTCACCGAGAAAAGACCGCGCGGCTCCGTCGGACCACGGTCGAGCTTCTCCGATATCCGCCTCGCAACGACGGTCTGGCTTCATGAATCCTCAATCATACCATGGTCGAGCCGCGATCCGCCGCGCGAAATTCGTAATCCCCCGCGCGCGGTCGTCACCCAATGCGGAAGTCCACCCGCCGCGACGACCGAAACCGACGATCCGCCGACCGGCTAGTTCGATCCGGCGACAACACCGGCGATCGAAACGACTACCGCGCGAGGTCTTCCGAAGCCTAGAATACTCATTGGGAGCCTCGTATTAAAATTCACACAGAACCGGAACGCGCCGGGGCAGGTCTTCCAGCGCGATCCGAGGTCCGACTCATCGGACGATCCCAGGGCCGAGGAAACGACATGGCAGCCGCGGTGGAGACGTTCCCCAACCAGTTCCCGAATCGCGAGTACGAGATCGAGATCACCTGTCCGGAGTTCACGGCGGTCTGCCCCAAGACCGGCCAGCCCGACTTCGGGACGATCGTGATCACCTACGTCCCGGCCGCGACGTGCCTGGAGCTGAAGAGCCTGAAGCTCTACCTGTTCGCGTTTCGCGACCGAGGCATCTTCTACGAGCACACCATCAACACGATCCTCGACGACCTCACGGGCTCGTGCCAGCCCCTGCGAATGAAGATCGTCGGGCTTTTCAACCCCCGCGGCGGGATGACCTCGCGAATCACCGCGACTTATGAGGCAAGTGGATCGTGAGCGCGTCCTCAGGAAGCTGGGAGTCCGGATCGGAGGTCGGGATGAAGCCGGGGATCATCACCTTGACGACGGACTTCGGGCAGATCGGCCCTTACGTCGCGGCGATGAAGGGGATTCTCCTGGGCCTGGCGCCCGGCGCCGCCCTGGTCGACGTCTGCCACTCGATCGCGCCGCAGAACGTGCTCGAAGGGTCGTTCGTGCTCGCGGGGATCGTCGACGCCTTTCCGGCCGGCACGGTCCATCTCGTGGTCGTCGATCCGGGCGTGGGAACCGACCGTAAACTGATCGCGGTCAAGGCGGCCGATCAGTGGTTCGTCCTGCCCGACAACGGCGTGATCACGGGCGTCTCGCGCGGGCACCCGTCTCAGGGCGTCTGGGAGATCACCAACCCCAACCTCGCCCGCCGCGAGATCTCGCCGACCTTCCACGGCCGCGACATCCTGGCCCCCGCCGCCGCTCATCTGATCAAGGGCGGAGATCCCGCCGAGCTGGGCGCGGCGGTCTCCAGGTTCATCACGCTCCGCAACTTCGAGCCGACTCCCACCGAGAACGGCTGCATCGGCGAGGTGATCTTCAAGGACACGTTCGGCAACCTGATCACCAACATCAAGGAAGAGCACCTGACCGGACGGGCCGCCAAGGATTGGGTTGCGGAGATCGCCGGCCAGCGCGTCGAGGGAATCGTGCGCACCTACGGCGACCGCCCCACGGGATCACTCGTCGCCCTCCTGGGCAGTGGCGGCTGGGTCGAGGTCGCCGTCGTCAACGGCGACGCCGGCCGGGTGCTTTCCGCGGGGCCGGGCACGACCGTCTGGTTGCGTACCGCAAATTGAGTCGGATCGGGCGTCTTATGGGACATGACGCGGAAAATAGCGCTTTGTAAAAAACACAGGCTCGCCACGGCGACACACGGTCCGATAGACTGAGTATCGCTATAGCCATCGTTCTCGCATCCATCGAGTTTTGCGAGGAGCAGCGCTTGGGCTTCACGGGAATTCTGGAATGATCACCGGCAACCCGCTCACCGAGCCGCCTCATACGCCGTTCCCTGACGCGTTGGCGTCTTCCGACTCCGAATCGTCGCCCGGGCCTTTCCCCCCCTCGTCGCCTCCGAACGCCGGCCAGCCGCTCGTCGTTCCCGAAACCACCACCGCCGACGACATCAGCCTGATTCTCACGACGTCGATCGAGAAGCCTGAGCCCGACCCGATGTTGGGCTCGGCCTACCCTTCCGCGACGTC contains:
- the mutS gene encoding DNA mismatch repair protein MutS: MADASLTPMMQQYRELKARDPDAILLFRMGDFYEMFGEDAVRASAVLGIAVTTRDRDKGDQAVPMAGFPHPALETYLAKIVQAGLRAAVCEQIEDPKLVKGLVKRDVVRVVTPGTLTEEALLDPRTANYLAAVVEVGTKVGLAWVELSMGRFSLTSLLRTELADEIARLSPAETLVSELSVDAPWLRSLRAQPGFAVTIRPSWDFQAEQARKTLFDQFGVTTLEGFGVDDRNLEIQAAGALVAYLRETQKSSLGHITRLTPYRRADVLTLDETTRRSLELVRTLREGKREGSLLQVIDRTTTPMGARLLAEYVTSPLTSPALIEERLGAVDELVNDATLRGELREALGEAYDLERLAARVATGRANPRDLSSLARTLALLPRIKARLTARRSQRLSRLEGAIELCPEVRSSIEAALVDDPPLTIKEGGLIRPGYHPELDRLRSASKEGKSWIAKYQTDQIRRTGISGLKVGFNNVFGYYIEISHSQAQRGEVPAEYIRKQTVKNAERYYTPELKEFENEVRNADERANALEYELFTSLRDRVSADAPRLIQAGSVLAQIDVLSALAELAARQGYCRPEIVADPVFEVEAGRHPVLDVVLPHGDFVPNDTRLGPDDGSLLLITGPNMAGKSTYIRQVALIAIMAQMGGFVPARRARIGVVDRLFARVGATDELSRGQSTFMVEMTETANILNNATPQSLVILDEIGRGTSTFDGVSLAWAITEHLHDVVGCRTLFATHYHELVELEKTKARIRNANVVVSESQGEIVFLHRIAPGGADQSYGIHVARLAGVPSPVLDRAREILAFLEKQHGPDPGLPEGPIRRKVKTARSLQGSLFAALPEPLVAELRQTDLATLGPDQALDLLKRLRELAG
- a CDS encoding STAS domain-containing protein gives rise to the protein MSQGPRRLLRLETVDGVTVVSFVDTKIVTEEQIQEVGEQLYSLVEDEGHKSLLLNFGNVQYLSSAALGKLINLKKKVAAVKGKLKLCCIHPDLLEVFRITRLDQVFEIYPEEQTALDKF
- the queF gene encoding preQ(1) synthase, translated to MAAAVETFPNQFPNREYEIEITCPEFTAVCPKTGQPDFGTIVITYVPAATCLELKSLKLYLFAFRDRGIFYEHTINTILDDLTGSCQPLRMKIVGLFNPRGGMTSRITATYEASGS
- a CDS encoding SAM hydrolase/SAM-dependent halogenase family protein; amino-acid sequence: MSASSGSWESGSEVGMKPGIITLTTDFGQIGPYVAAMKGILLGLAPGAALVDVCHSIAPQNVLEGSFVLAGIVDAFPAGTVHLVVVDPGVGTDRKLIAVKAADQWFVLPDNGVITGVSRGHPSQGVWEITNPNLARREISPTFHGRDILAPAAAHLIKGGDPAELGAAVSRFITLRNFEPTPTENGCIGEVIFKDTFGNLITNIKEEHLTGRAAKDWVAEIAGQRVEGIVRTYGDRPTGSLVALLGSGGWVEVAVVNGDAGRVLSAGPGTTVWLRTAN